Proteins from one Camelina sativa cultivar DH55 chromosome 8, Cs, whole genome shotgun sequence genomic window:
- the LOC104709855 gene encoding uncharacterized protein LOC104709855: MDLIIRSGFGQQDGIGQRDGVGEREYDEEGEDRDEFHVDMLAQEFTDAEESIRHDTYPESDDEEEGRGRGAGRGRGAGPERVFTDIGRGDGTLWKDQSFYNGVAFKESVLDYALHTGYNLKQYRYDKDKLGFRCVGDKGNCEWKVFAALLPNASLWKITKYIDKHCCTPNGECEMFKVPVIARIFLDKIREEPDHYKPLRIEQIIMERWKISATRPQCQAARRKALGWIEYEYEQQFARLRDYQAEILEANPGSVVEIDTIKNDAGQDVFNRFYVCFDALRRTWKQTCRPIIGVDGAFLKAKIKGQLLAALGRDADNGIYPIAWCVVQVENKDNWLWFVKRLKTDLDLNEGDGYILVSDRQKGLIKAVELELPQIEHRMCVRHIYGNLKKTHPSKKQIKPLLWHMAWSYNAKQFGERLEQIHAYDTGVYDDVMKSKPKSWCRAFYKLGGYCEDVDNNFTESFNKTIDKAREKPFVAMLETVRRLSMVRIAKRSALSHSHKGN, encoded by the exons ATGGATTTAATAATCCGATCTGGTTTTGGGCAACAAGATGGTATTGGGCAAAGAGATGGTGTTGGAGAACGAGAGtacgatgaagaaggagaggatCGAGATGAATTTCACGTCGATATGCTTGCTCAGGAATTTACCGATGCTGAAGAGTCGATTCGTCATGATACGTACCCAGAAAGtgacgacgaggaagaaggtcgtggtcgtggtgcgggtcgtggtcgtggtgcggGTCCAGAGAGGGTGTTTACGGATATCGGACGTGGTGATGGAACTTTGTGGAAAGACCAATCCTTCTACAATGGGGTCGCATTCAAGGAGAGTGTCTTGGACTATGCACTACATACTGGTTACAATTTGAAGCAATACAGGTATGACAAAGATAAACTCGGGTTTAGATGTGTTGGGGATAAGGGCAATTGTGAGTGGAAAGTGTTTGCTGCACTTCTTCCAAACGCATCTTTGTGGAAGATTACGAAATACATTGATAAGCATTGTTGTACCCCCAATGGCGAGTGTGAGATGTTTAAGGTCCCAGTCATAGCTAGAATTTTTCTCGATAAGATTAGAGAGGAACCGGATCATTACAAGCCTTTGAGGATTGAACAGATTATCATGGAAAGGTGGAAGATATCCGCTACTAGGCCACAATGTCAAGCTGCTCGGAGAAAGGCTTTGGGATGGATAGAGTATGAGTATGAACAACAGTTTGCACGACTGCGAGATTACCAAGCTGAGATCTTGGAAGCAAATCCAGGGTCTGTTGTGGAGATTGATACAATTAAGAATGATGCTGGTCAAGACGTCTTCAAtcggttttatgtttgtttcgatGCCCTTAGAAGAACTTGGAAACAGACTTGCCGGCCAATAATAGGAGTTGATGGCGCCTTCTTAAAGGCAAAGATCAAGGGACAGTTGCTTGCTGCATTAGGCAGAGATGCAGACAATGGCATCTATCCAATAGCCTGGTGTGTTGTTCAAGTTGAGAACAAAGACAATTGGTTATGGTTTgtgaagagattgaagactGACCTGGATCTAAACGAGGGAGATGGTTACATTTTAGTGTCTGATCGACAAAAG GGGTTGATAAAAGCTGTGGAGTTGGAGTTACCACAAATAGAGCATAGAATGTGTGTTAGACACATCTatgggaacttgaagaagactcATCCTTCCAAGAAGCAAATCAAGCCACTCCTCTGGCATATGGCTTGGAGCTATAATGCAAAACAGTTCGGTGAGAGACTGGAACAGATACACGCTTATGACACTGGTGTGTATGATGATGTTATGAAGTCGAAACCAAAGAGCTGGTGTCGTGCCTTCTATAAGTTGGGGGGTTATTGCGAAGATGTTGACAACAACTTCACAGAATCTTTCAACAAGACCATCGACAAAGCAAGGGAGAAACCGTTTGTGGCAATGTTGGAGACAGTTAGAAGACTGTCTATGGTTCGGATTGCCAAGCGTTcagctctctctcattctcacaaaggtaattaa
- the LOC104708124 gene encoding 26S proteasome non-ATPase regulatory subunit 12 homolog A has translation MGDSGKLEATVDRLLNEEKQMRLAENVAGTRKAATEILQLCFEAKDWKLLNEQILNLSKKRGQLKQAVQSMVQQAMQYIDQTPDIETRVELIKTLNNVSAGKIYVEIERARLTKKLAKIKEDQGQIAEAADLMQEVAVETFGAMAKTEKIAFILEQVRLCLDRQDFVRAQILSRKINPRVFDADTKKDKKKPKEGENMVEEAPADIPTLLELKRIYYELMIRYYSHNNEYLEICRSYKAIYDIPSVKETPEQWIPVLRKICWFLVLAPHDPMQSSLLNATLEDKNLSEIPDFKMLLKQVVTMEVIQWTSLWNKYKDEFEKEKSTVGGSLGDKAGEDLKLRIIEHNILVVSKYYSRITLKRIAALLCLSIEEAEKHLSEMVVSKALIAKIDRPSGIVCFQIAKDSNEILNSWAGNLEKLLDLVEKSCHQIHKETMVHKAALRP, from the exons GGAGACAGCGGGAAGCTTGAGGCGACGGTAGATCGGCTTCTTAATGAAGAGAAGCAGATGAGACTCGCCGAAAACGTCGCCGGTACAAGGAAAGCAGCTACTGAGATTCTTCAGCTTTGTTTCGAAGCTAAGGATTGGAAACTTCTGAATGAGCAGATTCTCAATCTGTCTAAGAAACGTGGTCAGCTCAAACag GCTGTTCAATCCATGGTGCAGCAAGCGATGCAGTATATTGATCAGACACCAGACATTGAAACTCGGGTTGAGCTTATTAAGACGTTGAACAATGTATCTGCTGGAAAG aTATATGTTGAAATTGAGAGGGCACGTCTGACCAAGAAGCTTGCTAAGATTAAAGAAGACCAGGGTCAGATAGCTGAGGCTGCAGATCTCATGCAAGAAGTTgct GTTGAGACATTTGGCGCTATGGCAAAGACTGAGAAAATTGCTTTTATCCTTGAACAA GTTCGCTTGTGCTTGGATCGTCAAGATTTTGTTCGTGCACAAATCTTATCTAGGAAGATCAATCCTAGAGTTTTTGACGCAGATACAAAAAAGGATAAGAAGAAACCTAAGGAAGGTGAGAACATGGTAGAGGAGGCTCCTGCTGATATACCCACTTTGTTGGAGCTTAAGCGAATTTACTATGAGCTAATGATTCG GTACTATTCTCATAACAATGAGTACCTTGAAATCTGCCGTAGCTACAAGGCGATATATGATATCCCTTCTGTAAAAGAAACTCCAGAGCAGTGGATTCCG GTCCTGAGGAAGATCTGCTGGTTCTTGGTCTTGGCACCTCATGACCCAATGCAATCAAGCTTGCTCAATGCAACTCTGGAAGACAAGAATTTATCAGAAATCCCTGATTTCAA GATGCTTCTAAAACAGGTAGTGACAATGGAGGTTATTCAATGGACATCTCTGTGGAACAAATACAAGGATGAGTTCGAGAAAGAGAAAAGCACGGTTGGAGGTTCTTTGGGTGACAAAGCAGGTGAAGATCTGAAGCTGAGAATAATCGAACAT AATATTCTCGTTGTCTCAAAGTATTACTCAAGGATAACCTTAAAGAGAATTGCAGCGCTTTTATGCCTGAGCATTGAG GAGGCGGAGAAGCATCTGTCGGAGATGGTAGTGTCGAAAGCACTGATTGCGAAAATAGACAGACCATCAGGGATTGTGTGCTTCCAGATCGCGAAAGACAGCAACGAGATTCTAAACTCGTGGGCAGGGAATTTGGAGAAGCTATTAGATCTCGTTGAAAAGAGTTGCCACCAAAttcacaaggaaaccatggtcCACAAAGCCGCTCTCAGACCTTGA